One region of Choristoneura fumiferana chromosome 3, NRCan_CFum_1, whole genome shotgun sequence genomic DNA includes:
- the MED15 gene encoding LOW QUALITY PROTEIN: mediator complex subunit 15 (The sequence of the model RefSeq protein was modified relative to this genomic sequence to represent the inferred CDS: deleted 1 base in 1 codon) produces MNNMELKLFPSMGSEDNWRTQSFRQSVVSKIEEVIQRSGMQVARNSSEMENHVFMKAKTREEYMNMVAKLILHVREMSQPKQNQAPNMQGPNQNQGGPNPQVQNQQGQGQQGPSQPGLAPDPINALQNLASQGTRNQMMNIGPQGQMQQQGVMGPNQGMGMQGQMGQQGPINSQGPQAQTATNLLQTLNQRPQLNMNLQGKLGGAMGMVPNQPPMGGMGMSGMNPMGNQMQGQMGPGMQGQMMSNMPMGSNMQVAMGGNNMQCNQVGMGQMQQGGMQGQMGGQMGGMGNNPMVNMNMLHMQSRVPPKQDVGMVGYGARAQPPQQFLRQSPSPSAPSPNMPGPSPVSMGEYRATRSHMGATARAQAPQQFLRQSPSPSAPSPNMPGPSPVSMGVMGGALPSPMGALGSCGVGVGSPSSHLQHHQPQQRVGMNMVASPSSSLNTPLGAGAASPGGEEAAYREKVRQLSKYIEPLRRMVHRMVSEGENVEKLTKMKNLLDILSNPNKRMPLETLIKCEVVLEKLDFKRADGLGIPASGKEQIFNPLLEVVNNCLQSPLANHTLKRTFGSTLEALNGPEIKNLPPPLKVTKPEEPTQEIPDVLQGEIARLDSRFKVSLETMQLSGGNGAISLVASLDDARLPCVPSVHVTVPRGYPAHAPARLRPRGQKHHSHEFLARVERAMDARCARLPKSCSVGQLLDAWEMSVRQACAPTPVTYTPVPALGL; encoded by the exons ATGAATAACATGGAACTAAAACTTTTCCCTTCAATGGGATCGGAGGACAACTGGAGAACCCAATCCTTCAGACAAAGCGTTGTGTCGAAAAT AGAAGAGGTGATCCAACGCTCAGGCATGCAGGTGGCAAGGAACAGTAGTGAGATGGAAAACCACGTCTTCATGAAAGCAAAGACCCGGGAGGAGTACATGAATATGGTGGCTAAATTGATTCTACATGTGCGAGAGATGT CCCAACCAAAACAAAATCAAGCACCAAACATGCAAGGACCCAATCAGAATCAGGGCGGCCCCAACCCTCAAGTGCAGAATCAACAGGGCCAGGGCCAGCAGGGCCCCAGCCAGCCCGGCCTGGCCCCGGATCCTATAAATGCCCTGCAGAACCTCGCCTCCCAGGGAACTAGAAACCAGATGATGAACATTGGTCCGCAAG GTCAAATGCAGCAACAAGGCGTGATGGGCCCCAACCAAGGTATGGGCATGCAAGGCCAGATGGGCCAACAGGGGCCCATCAACTCGCAGGGACCCCAAGCACAGACAGCCACAAATCTGCTCCAAACATTGAACCAGAGGCCACAACTCAACATGAATCTCCAAGGGAAACTAG GTGGCGCCATGGGTATGGTCCCAAACCAACCCCCCATGGGTGGCATGGGGATGAGCGGCATGAATCCCATGGGGAACCAGATGCAGGGGCAAATGGGGCCCGGCATGCAGGGGCAGATGATGTCTAACATGCCCATGGGATCTAACATGCAAGTCGCCATGGGGGGCAACAATATGCAGTGCAACCAAGTGGGGATGGGGCAAATGCAGCAGGGGGGTATGCAGGGGCAAATGGGGGGACAGATGG GAGGCATGGGTAATAACCCCATGGTGAACATGAACATGCTGCATATGCAGTCGCGCGTGCCGCCCAAACAGGACGTGGGCATGGTCGGCtacggcgcgcgcgcgcagccgccgCAGCAGTTCCTGCGCCAGAGTCCCTCGCCCTCCGCGCCCAGCCCCAACATGCCCGGGCCCAGCCCCGTCTCCATGGGTGAGTATAGGGCCACTAGGAGTCACATGGGGGCTACAGCGCGCGCGCAGGCGCCGCAGCAGTTCCTGCGCCAGAGTCCCTCGCCCTCCGCGCCCAGCCCCAACATGCCCGGGCCCAGCCCCGTCTCCATGG GCGTGATGGGGGGCGCCCTGCCCTCCCCAATGGGCGCGCTGGGCTCGTGCGGCGTCGGCGTCGGCAGTCCCTCCTCGCATTTGCAGCATCACCAGCCGCAACAGAG GGTGGGCATGAATATGGTGGCGTCCCCTTCGTCGTCATTGAATACCCCCctgggggcgggggcggcgtcCCCCGGCGGGGAGGAGGCGGCCTATCGCGAGAAGGTCCGCCAGCTCAGCAAGTACATCGAACCACTCAGGCGCATGGTACATCGCATGGTCAGCGAGGGCGAGA ACGTGGAGAAACTGACGAAGATGAAGAATCTCCTGGACATCCTGTCCAATCCTAACAAGCGGATGCCTCTGGAGACTCTTATCAAGTGCGAGGTGGTGCTCGAGAAACTGGACTTCAAGAGAGCAGACGGGCTGGGGATACCAGCTTCTGGCAAG gAACAAATATTCAACCCACTGTTGGAGGTAGTAAACAACTGCCTTCAGTCTCCGCTCGCCAATCATACGCTGAAACGCACGTTCGGCTCCACGCTCGAGGCCCTCAATGGTCCGGAAATCAA aaATCTTCCTCCGCcattaaaagtaacaaaaccaGAGGAGCCTACTCAGGAGATTCCTGATGTTCTGCAAGGAGAAATAGCGAGACTAGACTCAAGGTTTAAG GTATCCCTAGAAACGATGCAGCTATCCGGCGGCAACGGCGCGATATCTCTCGTCGCGTCGCTCGACGACGCGCGTCTGCCGTGCGTGCCGTCCGTGCACGTGACGGTGCCGCGC GGGTACCCGGCGCACGCGCCCGCCCGCCTGCGCCCTAGGGGGCAGAAGCACCACTCGCACGAGTTCCTCGCGAGGGTCGAGCGGGCTATGGACGCTCGGTGTGCGAG ATTACCGAAGAGCTGTTCAGTCGGCCAGCTCCTAGACGCGTGGGAGATGTCGGTCCGACAAGCTTGTGCACCCACGCCAGTAACATATACTCCCGTTCCCGCCCTAGGGTTGTAA
- the fs(2)ltoPP43 gene encoding female sterile (2) ltoPP43 — MAAPTILRVKRRLEDNPQDALVLMCKRLKTNADEVSPSLFVFRGTVENQETSHVKSIPNLHKDIKLKSTPNVNDIIDKIRKERKKATVESRYEVVNCHRGLTDTDADQFDLVDLAQRDQKDNEQYAYDLYTAAKQDFDISMLDNLVSIENYETDLIFGSHRDNGRCTPSSDEADDDDDSNDENNWRNDYPDEEDSIDEEDMVRAVERIDIEADLSSDAGEDQIYDEPPQLSNEDVLKYGAAYATYKAKVIGTPGKEDFVHCTTIKFFTCNESLQGYKDDSDEGFYYGEEQDSRQFREQYDSIDEPD, encoded by the exons ATGGCTGCGCCTACAATATTGCGCGTAAAGCGCCGCCTAGAAGATAATCCACAGGATGCTTTGGTCCTCATGTGTAAACGCTTGAAGACTAATGCTGATGAAGTTTCTCCTTCCCTGTTTGTATTTAGGGGTACGGTGGAAAATCAG GAAACATCGCATGTCAAAAGTATACCAAACTTACACAAAGATATAAAACTGAAATCAACACCGAATGTTAATGACATTATAGACAAAATACGTAAGGAAAGGAAAAAAGCTACTGTAGAAAGTCGGTATGAGGTTGTGAACTGTCACCGAGGACTTACAGATACAGATGCTGATCAGTTTGACTTGGTAGACTTGGCACAGAGAGACCAGAAGGATAATGAACAGTATGCATATGATTTGTATACAGCTGCGAAGCAAGATTTTGATATATCAATGTTGGATAACTTAGTTAG TATAGAAAATTACGAAACAGACTTGATATTCGGCTCACACCGCGACAACGGTCGCTGTACGCCATCGAGCGACGaagcagatgatgatgatgactctaaTGATGAAAACAACTGGCGGAATGACTATCCTGATGAAGAGGACAGCATAGATGAGGAAGATATGGTGCGTGCTGTGGAGAGAATTGATATAG AAGCTGACCTTTCGAGCGATGCCGGTGAAGACCAAATATACGACGAGCCACCCCAGCTCAGCAATGAAGATGTTTTAAAATACGGAGCTGCGTATGCTACTTACAAAGCCAAGGTTATTGGCACTCCGGGGAAAGAAGATTTTGTACATTGTACTACTATCAAG tttttcacctgCAACGAATCTCTTCAAGGTTACAAGGACGACAGCGACGAGGGTTTCTACTATGGAGAGGAGCAGGACTCCAGGCAGTTCCGGGAGCAATATGATTCTATTGATGAACCAGATTGA
- the ush gene encoding zinc finger protein ush isoform X3, translating into MPGEPRTPSSGGERPASSGGASPASASAGSPAASPPRLRLNTSLATDPALAPSATTLKREIPSPSPPPPPPTTQAQARDYLALTAAFPSLFPVAPTGYMCTPCGIRYSSLSTLQAHQEHYCTSRRPKPSESVEPGADAVADESSSDAKTPRRVGKQYACTYCSYSADKKVSLNRHMRMHSSSPVSSGTPAPAPTSNGDTTEGQPSPDRYCTDCDIRFSSIQTYRAHKTHYCSTRQVVKPALPSARGSSVTSGSAPPSPGATPPAQNQYALALPTNPILIVPYSLLRGASTLPGTTLPDPDTPCFLLPNGTFQPLSRALPNMNSDGKDAEVLKSANRPREPLKDGGTPLDLSVRRTPESVGTDEHEKENRLRSATPEQIVCAPSLPGSPGTPSPARRSSSPSGESSPKRRRRDSPRGLTPKPPSVPSTPEGKFPPVVAAPVLPPAVAIRLASELPLAGASPQVLVKQGVSKCKECNIVFYKQENYHIHKRHYCSSRAADGRASPAPAPSEPGPPPQYRQLYCLACGIHFSSLDNLTTHQSYYCTKRETRSPRTVPEAPRPSSGSEGGWKCPCCDVVSPTAAAAQRHMEAHAGVKAFRCTICQYRGNTLRGMRTHIRIHFPKKPADLQEESYIACVLENDNRETASPSPAVGERVHRCSSCAYTSTYRGNVVRHARLVHATDDPEPEETSPIPAADIKKEPEPELEETPNYCKSCDISFKYVATYKAHKQFYCTANNQDAAANNNVSPALPTARVNEVL; encoded by the exons ccgacgacGCAAGCACAAGCCCGAGACTACCTGGCGCTGACAGCTGCGTTCCCATCGCTCTTCCCCGTCGCCCCTACAGGGTACATGTGCACGCCTTGCGGTATCCGCTACTCTTCTTTGAGCACACTTCAAGCGCACCAGGAACATTATTGCACTAGTAGGCGACCGAAGCCGTCGGAATCGGTGGAACCGGGTGCTGATGCCGTCGCTGATGAATCTAGCAGTGACGCGAAGACGCCACGTCGAGTAGGGAAACAGTACGCTTGTACCTACTGTTCGTATAGCGCTGACAAAAAAGTCAGTCTCAATAGACACATGCGCATGCATTCTTCGTCACCGGTCAGCAGCGGAACGCCAGCTCCAGCGCCGACCTCCAATGGAGACACGACCGAGGGCCAACCGTCACCTGATCGCTACTGCACCGACTGCGATATTAGATTTAGCTCCATCCAAACATATCGAGCTCATAAAACACATTACTGCAGCACGAGGCAAGTTGTGAAGCCAGCTCTGCCTTCGGCAAGAGGAAGCTCTGTGACATCGGGCTCCGCACCTCCCTCACCAGGTGCCACTCCGCCTGCTCAAAACCAATACGCATTAGCGCTACCGACTAATCCCATCCTCATCGTGCCGTATTCTCTGTTACGAGGCGCGAGCACTCTACCTGGTACGACTTTACCGGACCCTGACACGCCGTGTTTCCTGCTACCTAACGGTACATTTCAGCCTTTGAGCCGAGCTTTACCAAATATGAATTCAGACGGAAAGGACGCAGAAGTTTTGAAATCGGCTAATCGGCCGCGTGAACCTTTAAAAGATGGTGGTACACCCCTTGATCTGAGTGTGAGGCGTACTCCTGAATCGGTAGGAACAGATGAGCATGAGAAAGAGAACCGATTGAGATCTGCGACACCGGAGCAAATTGTGTGTGCGCCTTCGCTGCCAGGGTCTCCGGGTACGCCATCGCCTGCAAGGCGTTCTTCTTCTCCCAGCGGAGAGAGCTCACCGAAACGTCGACGGCGAGACTCGCCGCGAGGTCTGACACCGAAACCCCCAAGTGTCCCATCTACACCTGAAGGCAAGTTCCCACCAGTGGTCGCTGCGCCCGTCTTACCGCCCGCTGTAGCTATACGTTTAGCTTCAGAATTGCCTCTGGCGGGGGCATCTCCGCAAGTCCTAGTCAAGCAAGGCGTCTCAAAATGCAAAGAATGCAACATCGTGTTTTACAAACAGGAGAATTATCATATTCACAAGCGCCACTACTGTTCCTCGAGGGCCGCGGATGGCCGGGCTAGCCCAGCTCCTGCGCCATCGGAACCAGGACCGCCTCCACAGTACCGCCAGCTCTACTGCTTGGCATGTGGGATTCACTTCAGCTCTCTGGATAATCTGACGACACATCAGTCTTACTACTGCACGAAGCGCGAGACGCGTTCGCCGCGAACTGTTCCTGAGGCTCCTAGGCCTTCTTCGGGGTCTGAAGGCGGTTGGAAATGTCCGTGCTGTGACGTGGTGTCGCCGACTGCGGCGGCGGCGCAGCGCCACATGGAGGCCCACGCCGGCGTCAAAGCCTTCCGCTGCACCATTTGCCAGTACCGCGGCAACACACTGCGAGGCATGCGTACACACATACGCATCCACTTCCCGAAGAAGCCAGCGGATTTGCAG GAAGAGAGCTACATAGCCTGCGTGCTTGAAAACGACAACCGGGAGACTGCTTCCCCCTCCCCCGCGGTGGGGGAGCGGGTGCACCGCTGCAGCTCCTGCGCCTACACCTCGACATACCGCGGCAACGTGGTCCGTCACGCGCGACTCGTCCACGCCACCGATGATCCCGAGCCAGAAGAAACATCCCCCATACCCGCGGCCGACATCAAAAAAGAACCAGAGCCGGAGCTAGAGGAAACTCCGAATTACTGCAAATCGTGCGACATATCCTTCAAATACGTTGCCACTTATAAGGCTCACAAGCAGTTTTATTGCACGGCCAATAACCAAGATGCCGCGGCGAATAATAACGTGTCCCCGGCGCTGCCAACCGCCAGAGTCAACGAAGTGCTATGA